From Methanomicrobiales archaeon HGW-Methanomicrobiales-1, a single genomic window includes:
- a CDS encoding PIN domain-containing protein, with protein sequence MKIYLDVCCLCRPFDNHSDTRVRLETEAVLTILKRCSLDWEMITSTAVLYEIGLISDPTRRSHALRLIQRARETIRVDDRLLSRAEDFENLGIMGMDAVHIACAEKAEAVLLTTDDDLVKIMKKNALRTSVHADNPLHWLMEVNQHGE encoded by the coding sequence ATGAAAATTTATCTGGATGTCTGCTGCCTTTGCCGGCCTTTCGACAACCACAGCGATACAAGAGTCCGGCTGGAGACGGAGGCAGTCCTTACTATCCTTAAACGCTGTTCGCTTGATTGGGAAATGATAACCAGCACTGCGGTCCTTTATGAGATCGGGCTTATCAGCGATCCTACGAGAAGATCGCACGCACTGCGACTGATTCAACGGGCGCGTGAGACAATCCGGGTTGATGACAGGTTACTGTCACGGGCAGAAGACTTTGAAAATCTCGGTATCATGGGTATGGATGCTGTCCATATTGCATGTGCAGAAAAAGCCGAAGCGGTACTGCTGACAACTGATGATGATCTGGTAAAGATTATGAAGAAGAATGCACTACGTACATCTGTACACGCAGACAATCCGCTGCACTGGTTGATGGAGGTGAATCAGCATGGAGAGTAA